The genomic segment CAAACCTATTCTCCCACTAATTTTCCTTGTGACTATTCTCATTAACTAACCACCTCTAAGattctgcccccccaccccccccccaaacactaGGGATAGTTTACAGAGGCAAATTAATCCACTAGCCAGTAGGTCCTTAGGAATTATGAGTAAATCAGAGTACCTGGGGGAAATctcatacagtcacagggagaatgtcaacttcacacagacagacagcatTGGAGCTCAGGGTTGAACCTGGATCATTGGAGCTGGACAACCACTGTACTGCCCATCATTTTGTTTGAGGACTTCATTATATATTCATATTTAAGTGAAGCTGAATGTAGATTCAGTGTCATATCTGTTTAAATTGCCAGGTAGGTtctgttcattttcttgcatgcagATCAAGAGAATAAGCAAAAAAAACCTTTTAGCTAAGCTTTATCCTTAGTGATATGATTCCACTAAAAAGAAATGTTAAGTAAGCGCAAGATGGTCTCCTGGTATAAAGAGCCATTTACACTTTTGTGTTTTCTTATAGATGAAAATGCAGACTCCCAAGATTCAGACCAGTTTTTACAAACACACACTGACAGGTAAGTTTCAATTGACAAACACTGCAGGGTGGAGAGGCTGTAGTCTAAGAATTATTCCTTTGAGGAAACCTCTAGTTTTTAGGGCTTTTATATCATAGATATAAGAAAAATTCTCCCTCTGGAAGAGGAAGTCTATGATAAAAGTCTGAAAGATAAGATGCTAATATAttcaaagaatttcaaaaagTCATTGTCTACATGAGGTAAATGGGGTAGATTCAGGATAAGCTCAATGTGCACACTTGGGAAGAGTAAATAGAAGAATGTGCTGTAGCAGTAGGTTAACAAGAGAAGACAAGATGGATACCTATTATAGATCAGATGGCGTTTTTCTTTGCTGCAGGTCTAGTGTAATTCAATTGGTAGTGACTTGTCAACTACCAATTCTGCTCTTTATTCACTGCCCTTCTTTGGACTTATTTACAACAGATTGATTAGCCAAATACTTGTGGTTCTATCAGCCTAACAGCTTACATTTTTCCCAACACCACACAACCCAAGCTGCTTTGTAGAAGTTTTATTGGACAAACATTGGAAAGAAATGTTCAGGGTAGGTGACTAAATCCTTAGTGAAAGAGGTAGGCTTTAAAATATTATTAAAGGAGGAGAGATCTAAAATGGTTTGGAGAGCGAATGTTTACTTGGGGCCTAAGATGGGTGAAGCAGAGGCAAACTTAGCACCTGCTGTGTAGTGGATGTAGTCACACTGCCTTCATATCTTGTCATTTGCTTTGCTGACTGGTTCTAATGGAACATGTATAGACAATTAAAATAGTTAAGTCAAAGTACTGATGTCTTCTTATTGGAAAAAGTATTACTTTCAATATGTTAACgtataatttgtttttattttcagttCAATATTAGGTTTTGATTCTGTAACAGGAAAAAGGGTAGATCGTGGCTCTCAACTTATTAAGGAAAATGTTGGTGCAGTTTCATCTGAATGTTCAGCTACCACAAGGCAACGCCATGATTCTTCAGATGACTCACCCGTTTGGAGCAGGCGCCGTGATTCTCCTGACCGTTCACCTCCTCGAAAGGGACGCCATGTTTATCCTGACTCTTCACCTCCTCGGAGGGGACGCCACGATTCTCCCGACCTCTCACCTCCTCGGAGGGGACGCCACGATTCTCCCGATCTCTCACCTCCTCGGAGGGGACGCCACGATTCTCCCGATCTCTCACCTCCTCGGAGGGGACGCCACGATTCTCCCGATCTCTCACCTCCTCGGAGGGGACGCCACGATTCTCCCAACCTCTCACCTCCTCGGAGGGGACGCCACGATTCTCCCGACCTCTCACCTTCTCGGAGGGGACGCCACGATTCTCCCGACCTCTCACCTCCTCGGAGGGGACGCCACGTTTCTCCCGATCTCTCACCTCCTCGGAGGGGACGCCACGTTTCTCCCGATCTCTCACCTCCTCGGAGGGGACGCCACAGTTCTGCTGACCTTTCACCTCCTCGGAAGAAAAAGATGGAAAACACAGAAAAATCAGTCCGATCTACTACCTTGTTATATGGAAAGAGTAGGTATAATTTCCGTAACTTATCACCTGCTTTTAGAAAACAGTATCATCCCTCAGATCTCTCATCTCTAGAAATTGTTCTGATTTTGGTCTGTCTCCATCTTGACAAAGATATAGTGGTTCCATGGAAACACAGGCAGGTGAACTGGTGCACAAAGGTATCCTGGTGAAGGCCAATCAAGGTCCTCTGTCCTTTTATGAAGATTGAATGTTAATTCCCAGTTAGGAACATAAAGGATTCTTTACACATCAGGATAGTGGCATATCATCGAAAAATCTTTTCAATTAGCCTTCCCTGCTTTCTTGAAGAGTTTTGCTAATTTACTAATTTTTAATTTAAGAATTTATCAAACATACAAGTTTCTATTCTTTTGTGTTCTATCCTTTCAGGTGATACAGTTCAGGCTCTAGCAATTAGTAGCATAATAATAATCTATTTCTTTATTGCCACTGAAGTCAACTTTTCTTTTTTACTATCTGAAAGTAGTCACAACTTTGAACCGGTGTTCCCTTAACTTTCTTTGGTCTAAGTAGAGCAACACTAATTACTCTCCATACACCTTGCATCTATCACTATTTGTGCCATTAAATCTTGACTGCACTCTGTCTGAGGCCTGGAATTCTTTTCTAAAGTATAATGCCCAGAGGAAATAGGAGATGGGGAATTGAATTGAGAATGCTGCAACCTATTTCCCACTTTAGCATTTGCTGTCATCTCCAGCAATGGCAGGATAGGTACAGTTTAGGTTAGATGCAGGATAAAGCACTTACTACACAGTTCCAACAAATAATTATAAGAAGGCTAAGTATAATACAGGTTGAATATAAGTTTGTCATGATAGTTAACTAACAACCTGACCCCTCTTATCTGTGGCTGAGACAAGAGCTCAGTTCTAATTGTTGCTAGTTTGTGCTTGCTTTTGTTTCAGTTCTATAATTAAAATTGCTGGTATTTCACTGTTGAAACCTTTCTTACCTAGCCCTGTCCCCAGTGAAACATAAGGACCGAAGAGCAAGAGGATCTCCACAGAGACTTCAAGATTCCAATTCTGATCTTTCACCCCCACGAAAGAGAGGTCAGCATTCTTCGGATTCAGACTTGTCACCACCACGGAGGAAGAAGCTGGGAATTCGAACCTCAGACAACAGGCCCAGCTCAGAAAACTTGGATATGTCACCCACTCAGCAGAGGCAACCTACCCATAAGCACACTTCCTCGAAGGGGCAGGTTGCCAGTCGAGACTCAAGTCCCAGCAGAAAGGTAGGGCCAGGTGGTGCAGTACTGGTATGATTTAGTAAGAGCCCGAGAGCTGAGGCTTCATAGGTAGGCGTGGAATACTGCTATTCAATTTAGAAGCTGCAGGTTTTGTCTATGTTGACATTCCCATGTGAAATCCTTTAAACTTTTTTGCTGTTGAGCACTTTTGAATGATTAAATGTGAATTATAAAGGAGATTTGGGAAATAATTTCTTTAAGGAGATAAAATTGAATTAGctttgtttttccttccaaagcgtTTCCTTATAGGTCATGTTGCTGTTGTCATGTGAAGCTAATTGAATTAGGAGTATGGATGGCAAGACAGGTCAAGGTTGGAAGCTTTATCAaatcttcccctctgccccatTCACCCTTTGCTTTTGTAAATGATTTCTCTATATTGGGTCTACTGACCACGGATTCCACTCACTTGCTTTTGTAATCTAAATCATGTCTACTCAAGAAGCTCATTGACAAGGTCTGACAGTGAAATTTCCTCAATACTTTTCCCCTTCAGTTTTCTCCCCAGGTACAATGTTGGGGggagttttggtctccttaaGGATCAACATAGGTGCATTGGAGTCAGTTCAGGGAAGGTTCACTATGTCGATTCCTGAGGGAGATTTGCTTgacaaggaaaggttgaacagatcGGATCAACACTTATCAATATTTAgatgaatgacaattaaccttTTTGAGACAAAATCATGAAGGGATTTAATAGGGTAAATATTAAAGAGGGTGTTTCTCCAGAATTAGAAGGCATAGATTTGGAATAAGGAGTCTTCTATTTcagagagatgagaaggaatttcttctctcagggttgtaaatgtttGAAATTCCCTATCCACataaagctgtggaggccatatcattgactatatttaagaccACAATCAACATATTTTTGTTTTATAGAGGATAGGAAAGTAAAATTTGAACTTGAGGTCAGTTCACCCACGATTATATTGTATAGTGGGCTAGACCTGAGGAGGAGTTGGGCCTGCTCTTGCTCCTTTTTCTTGTATTCTTAGGTAAAGTTCACTACAGCAACTGGGTGCTAAATATCATCACGTAAAGATAAGTCATCCCCTAAGTGCTATGGGTCTTCTAGCTCAGTCCTATTAACTTGTCATTTTGCTACTTACTAGTTTGTTCTGCTTAAAATCATATTTATGGGTGTGGAAAGGGCAGTCCTTAACTTTGTCGGATTACCAATAGGTCAGAACATCAAAATATTTTAGTATCACCAACCAGAGTTGTTCGGAAATTACTGCTTTAAGCTTTATGTGGGTTGTCTTCATCCCCTATGTCTCAAAGGGAAGGTGATCATTTAGCTT from the Hypanus sabinus isolate sHypSab1 chromosome X2, sHypSab1.hap1, whole genome shotgun sequence genome contains:
- the bud13 gene encoding BUD13 homolog — encoded protein: MAALSKEEYLKRYLSSSDSGKRRDRDLPAGRKKRKVKIKGGGMRIVDDDVTLKSLAKEKALEVESGEEDEAPVVAEVIDERPVVIQRMEEFRSSNKWKILGDENADSQDSDQFLQTHTDSSILGFDSVTGKRVDRGSQLIKENVGAVSSECSATTRQRHDSSDDSPVWSRRRDSPDRSPPRKGRHVYPDSSPPRRGRHDSPDLSPPRRGRHDSPDLSPPRRGRHDSPDLSPPRRGRHDSPDLSPPRRGRHDSPNLSPPRRGRHDSPDLSPSRRGRHDSPDLSPPRRGRHVSPDLSPPRRGRHVSPDLSPPRRGRHSSADLSPPRKKKMENTEKSVRSTTLLYGKTLSPVKHKDRRARGSPQRLQDSNSDLSPPRKRGQHSSDSDLSPPRRKKLGIRTSDNRPSSENLDMSPTQQRQPTHKHTSSKGQVASRDSSPSRKSRGNEMLSGGQAGLVSTDTLRKEKEDRRKRERAAEHLADDSRNAVTVFRDKLGKKRDLDQERLEQKKKEEEKAAKLEKYAHWGKGVAQKEQQKQNIEDALYEMQKPLARHIDDEDLDRLLRERERDGDPMAGLIRKKKEKEVKNKNEKPRYNGPAPPPNRFNLYPGYRWDGVDRSNGFEKKRFARLAEKKAVQEIAYKWSVEDM